The following coding sequences are from one Vibrio syngnathi window:
- a CDS encoding MurR/RpiR family transcriptional regulator yields MNTLEKIQKNLENFSKSERKVAEVIMASPQTAIHSSIATLAKMADVSEPTVNRFCRRLDTKGFPDFKLHLAQSLANGTPYVNRNVEEDDGPDAYTHKIFESTMACLDVAKNSLDAMQVNRAVDLLTQAKRISFFGLGASSAVAKDAQNKFIRFNIPITCFEDIVMQRMSCINCSDNDVIVLISHTGRTKSQVEIANLARENGATVIAITAKDSPLDKASSLSISLDVPEDTDVYMPMASRVVQMTVIDVLATGFTLRRGSGFRENLKRVKESLRDSRYEKYSQF; encoded by the coding sequence ATGAATACATTAGAAAAAATACAAAAAAACCTGGAAAATTTCAGCAAGTCTGAGCGTAAGGTAGCCGAAGTAATTATGGCTTCCCCTCAAACTGCAATTCATTCTAGCATTGCTACCTTAGCAAAAATGGCTGACGTGAGTGAGCCTACAGTTAACCGCTTCTGTCGTCGTTTAGACACAAAGGGCTTCCCTGACTTTAAACTTCACCTAGCTCAAAGCTTGGCGAACGGTACACCTTACGTGAACCGTAATGTTGAAGAAGATGACGGCCCAGATGCTTACACGCATAAGATTTTTGAATCAACTATGGCTTGTCTAGATGTTGCTAAAAACAGTTTAGACGCGATGCAAGTAAACCGTGCGGTTGACTTACTGACTCAAGCAAAACGCATTTCGTTCTTCGGACTGGGTGCCTCTTCTGCTGTAGCCAAAGATGCTCAAAACAAGTTCATTCGTTTCAATATCCCAATCACTTGCTTCGAAGACATCGTGATGCAACGTATGAGCTGCATTAACTGCAGTGATAACGATGTTATTGTTCTTATCTCTCACACTGGCCGCACTAAAAGCCAAGTAGAGATTGCGAACTTAGCTCGTGAAAACGGCGCGACGGTTATCGCTATCACAGCAAAAGACTCTCCACTAGATAAAGCAAGCTCTCTGTCTATCTCATTGGATGTACCGGAAGACACTGACGTTTACATGCCAATGGCAAGTCGTGTGGTTCAAATGACGGTTATTGATGTGTTAGCGACAGGCTTTACGCTTCGTCGTGGTTCTGGTTTCAGAGAGAACCTAAAGCGCGTTAAAGAGTCACTTCGTGATTCACGTTACGAAAAGTACTCTCAGTTCTAA